A single region of the Triticum dicoccoides isolate Atlit2015 ecotype Zavitan chromosome 2B, WEW_v2.0, whole genome shotgun sequence genome encodes:
- the LOC119362903 gene encoding putative pentatricopeptide repeat-containing protein At3g23330, giving the protein MQPRPLAAVAVASAPFPPSWAHQVREAATQGDFHHAIALFLRMRAADAPAAPRSAVPASLPAALKCCSALGLPALGASLHALALRSGAFADRFTANALLNLYCKLPAAPCRSPGTEDAAGESLESMRKVFDEMTEKDPVSWNTLVFGCAEKGRHQEALVVLREMWIDGCKPNSFTLSSVLPIFAKCSDVRRGMEVHGFATRNGFVDDVFVGSSLIDMYANCTRTDYSVKVFDSLPCRDAILWNSMLAGCAQNGSVEEALRIFRRMLHSGVRPLPRTFSSLIPACGNVASLLLGKQLHAYVIFGGFDGNMFISSSLIDMYCKCGNVSIARHIFDRMQSPDTVSWTAMIMGHALHGPAREALLLFDRMELGNVKPNHITFIAVLTACSHAGLVDEGRKYFNRMSDHHGIVPSLEHYGALADILGRAGELEEAYNFISKMQIKPTASVWSTLLRACKVHKNTVLAEKVAKKIFELEPRSMGSHVILSNTYSCSGRWNEAAHLRRSMRKKGMKKEPACSWIELKNKRHVFVAHDKSHPWYERIIGALNIFSEQMARQGYVPNTEDVFQDLEEEQKSHVLCGHSEKLAMVFGILNTPPGTTVRVMKNLRICVDCHTVTKFLSKIAQREIVMRDANRFHHFKDGTCSCGDFW; this is encoded by the coding sequence ATGCAGCCACGGCccctggcggcggtggcggtggcctccGCGCCTTTCCCGCCGTCATGGGCGCACCAGGTCCGCGAGGCGGCGACCCAGGGGGACTTCCACCACGCCATCGCACTCTTCCTCCGGATGCGCGCCGCCGACGCCCCCGCCGCGCCCCGCTCCGCCGTCCCGGCGTCCCTCCCGGCCGCGCTCAAGTGCTGCTCCGCCCTCGGCCTCCCCGCCCTCGGCGCGTCCCTCCACGCGCTCGCGCTCCGCTCCGGCGCCTTCGCCGACCGCTTCACCGCCAACGCGCTCCTCAACCTCTACTGCAAGCTCCCTGCAGCGCCGTGCCGCTCCCCCGGGACGGAAGACGCGGCAGGGGAGTCGTTGGAGAGCATGCGgaaggtgttcgacgaaatgaccGAGAAGGACCCCGTGTCCTGGAACACGCTGGTGTTCGGGTGTGCGGAGAAGGGGAGGCACCAAGAGGCTCTGGTAGTGCTCAGGGAGATGTGGATAGATGGGTGCAAGCCAAACTCGTTTACCTTGTCGAGTGTGCTGCCGATCTTCGCCAAGTGCTCCGACGTCAGGAGGGGAATGGAAGTCCATGGCTTTGCAACCAGGAACGGTTTTGTTGATGATGTGTTCGTTGGCAGCAGCTTGATCGATATGTACGCAAACTGCACTCGAACGGATTACTCGGTCAAGGTGTTCGACAGTCTCCCGTGCCGCGATGCTATCCTGTGGAACTCAATGCTTGCGGGGTGTGCACAGAATGGGTCTGTGGAGGAGGCTCTTCGAATATTTCGCCGCATGCTGCATTCTGGAGTTAGACCTCTGCCTCGTACTTTCTCGAGCCTCATACCTGCCTGTGGAAATGTTGCTTCGTTGCTTCTCGGCAAGCAGCTGCATGCGTACGTCATCTTTGGAGGGTTTGACGGTAATATGTTCATATCTAGCTCCCTGATTGACATGTATTGCAAATGTGGAAACGTGAGCATAGCTCGTCACATCTTTGATCGAATGCAGTCACCTGATACTGTATCCTGGACTGCAATGATCATGGGACATGCTTTACATGGTCCAGCAAGAGAGGCTCTGTTGTTGTTTGACAGGATGGAGTTGGGAAATGTGAAGCCTAATCATATCACGTTTATAGCCGTTTTAACTGCGTGCAGTCATGCTGGATTGGTGGACGAGGGCCGGAAGTATTTCAACAGAATGTCGGACCATCACGGCATTGTTCCCTCTCTTGAGCATTATGGAGCACTTGCAGATATTCTTGGCCGTGCAGGGGAGTTGGAAGAAGCCTACAATTTCATCTCTAAGATGCAAATAAAACCAACCGCAAGTGTCTGGTCCACGTTGTTAAGGGCTTGCAAGGTCCACAAAAATACCGTGTTAGCTGAAAAAGTTGCCAAGAAAATATTTGAGCTTGAACCTAGGAGCATGGGATCTCATGTAATTTTATCGAACACGTATTCGTGTTCTGGGAGATGGAATGAAGCAGCACACCTGAGGCGATCTATGAGAAAGAAGGGCATGAAGAAGGAACCAGCTTGCAGTTGGATTGAATTGAAGAACAAACGGCATGTTTTTGTAGCTCATGATAAGTCCCATCCTTGGTATGAAAGGATTATTGGTGCACTTAATATTTTCTCAGAGCAGATGGCACGTCAAGGTTATGTTCCCAATACAGAGGATGTTTTCCAGGATCttgaagaagagcagaagagccatGTGTTATGTGGTCACAGTGAAAAACTTGCTATGGTATTTGGTATTTTGAATACACCTCCTGGAACAACAGTTCGTGTGATGAAAAATCTTCGAATTTGTGTTGACTGCCACACGGTAACAAAATTTCTTTCAAAGATAGCTCAGAGGGAGATTGTTATGCGTGATGCAAACCGTTTCCACCATTTTAAGGATGGAACCTGTTCTTGCGGTGACTTTTGGTGA